In Chiroxiphia lanceolata isolate bChiLan1 chromosome 2, bChiLan1.pri, whole genome shotgun sequence, a single genomic region encodes these proteins:
- the TTC3 gene encoding E3 ubiquitin-protein ligase TTC3 isoform X3 translates to MADPSSTSDLATLALCHVDRSYLELGHGTFGQTVLPNPKTGVNPCEVWCNQPVERLREHCNVIKIQMLWPLLFTQESISFQEEFGLLFQGWRLWKTMSECNFVEDLADLIKKVVNIPHFISGILKIGNGIENGFFDIEEALDWIRCVADANVLRGLEELRDFRRLKLATVFTQWERSIVKVALEDCDLVEELKAQTCESSRKESEFMKQRGNEVFSRGAFVPAIISYTRAIELCRTNHLLYGNRALCFILTGDYERAVVDGKRATVLKPDWPKGHHHYCKALSLLGRLEQALEANERAQELCRNVPDGLKELVQQHHKLKRTLEEMNGTKQRKQKAKKSLLQKKDCSSSKSHGMTSQEQKELEKIRKRAQADPKGPQKHDPKMTDTQRPESKVSTLDLPQNQCHQNKRKQKPKVGDSEKMRDHLDLKRESKAMEDKGLCAVPQVFQVDFNALPEGVTSLARDGCTALMDQQCHSAEQAFSQLLSILYTSEFRYLNIHKINYAIIIYGHATALLGIGQPEALAKAEDQFKKIIEEYPEERCFCLAHYGIGRVYLRQNRFAHALDQFLRSKLMIDLKIVPGVLTWPATARVIEETQTESLQMALRNCIEQCKFPPEPDAVCRYQQCHGHSKIQIFFTDPDFKGFIRVICCQQCRVEFHMSCWKKLKTTSYSDKNDKDFLKELCFTPDCKGLISKIIIFSPSGQVKCEFELKITKPKGPPRACIKQKCSSIRKLKTKQEKKLRRKRAREEARNSAQKEAEENQEGNERSQYSQSSGYGQDFHAGDRVLQHISRNSEQIQTAVGDAAKLLKELLSWFVISEEDYTSYSQTSSKSKEVMEQLISHLIQEKNRVKTRGFIRVLSELEGVDPKLLKWLKHLNNLGLTATKNFLHQYEQLLQELDFSILAPLWNQKYGRKFDYVTTPEKQEICDYFLKPPLEKTRCFIWLLEDNREHFPFLHQALDEFFDKMDDPTIILKKQGNENISTNDIKVKNKNRKKNLKDSRSILVLSSGVSTAPREEEKIFIEENNLYTDFTNEPFLIPEYLQEQLEEFEALYEVSNSNSYNNPDPISESLYEYFTQILDEHGPLEINNKLLVGEYENFPEETRKVVEDQGGLEPFLLKSLRFIMVDNLICLKKHSVFFEGNTNRNENYIDGNVQGNHSQKNLRLNPDAEEFKPQSYPIQPHIPPSPDLSYETLQYLPYSFPASCRSRNSLQSQSIDSMENKSSFADVLLKNLDSTSPIFLPQTSWGYQYGRILPVPSPVPVLPHVARQPGYVYADPAAPQDNRESAIPVRKYVRDDFIPTEIQTCEDPWGRLENSDKENLAAPGSSDEAENGKQVIKVEKGSKSKPGMKSNPHIRMVAVQVNQEVADRETNTLPFHPFENQQGDILRVEKEHQVLQEQLKEAEEKFEQLQSRSSEEIGALEELLRKSVEETEVSQNELDWFHQDSEAQGKKWQQEKKENRDNLKALRSTAKKHTDTNERYLKTIDDKEKQYNIYLNTFLDTSNKFANEKVKLEELIKKSQDDCQECVKRAVKAEISVFQNWKETEVWKLSGTVAKAEANLKMLKTLSSSSASAAPLLKSQIDSWETFISNVKKQLEKVEAEYEEKIELVKSGARISLTKVEIMDIPSPPSVLTIPARPLVSDPAIVTYSLASAHPSSSSLPAFSSPEGQGPTQPSLQTQAGAKAAPATAEACSASGGSVKTHPQPPEGSYSNKIPSPHPSGISGSATQPTQNHQDASALQPRPPALPNNKKLPKALENIIAQLQSIFPNYSSSDFTGFIREVQRRNGNTLSGLSFDEVLNRVTELILDRQSQAPTSAGRVSAPAAPTGTRSREAAAEGNAPSPSRAGPAPKNTSNKNPPQPNLQPWGNVGAIPKAKWKKQDNAASGEDPCTICHDELSRDPCELECGHHFHRECIRTWLKEHSSTCPICRVHALLPEDFPELPAWNKCT, encoded by the exons GGTCATGGAACATTTGGTCAGACAGTGCTGCCTAATCCTAAAACAG GTGTTAATCCCTGTGAAGTTTGGTGCAATCAGCCTGTGGAGAGATTAAGAGAACATTGCAACGTGATTAAAATCCAAATGCTTTGGCCTCTTCTCTTCACCcaagaaagcatttctttccaaGAGGAATTTGG tttgCTCTTTCAGGGGTGGCGTCTGTGGAAGACAATGTCTGAGTGTAATTTTGTGGAAGACCTTgctgatttaattaaaaaagttgTT AACATTCCACACTTCATCAGTGGCATATTGAAGATTGGCAATGGGATAGAAAAT GGTTTCTTTGACATTGAGGAGGCACTGGATTGGATCAGGTGTGTGGCTGATGCCAACGTTCTGCGGGGCCTGGAGGAACTCCGGGATTTTCGCCGGCTTAAACTCGCAACTGTTTTTACTCAGT GGGAACGTTCCATTGTTAAAGTTGCATTGGAAGACTGTGATTTAGTTGAAGAATTGAAAGCTCAGACCTGTGAGAGCTCCAGGAAG GAGAGTGAATTTatgaaacagagaggaaatgaaGTATTTTCTCGTGGAGCCTTTGTTCCTGCTATAATCTCATATACTAGAGCCATAGAGCTTTG ccgTACAAACCACCTTCTGTATGGAAACAGAGCTCTTTGTTTCATTCTCACAGGAGACTATGA gAGAGCTGTTGTTGATGGGAAAAGAGCCACTGTTTTGAAGCCTGATTGGCCAAAG GGTCACCACCACTACTGCAaggccctgtccctgctggggaggCTCGAGCAGGCTCTGGAAGCAAACGAGAGGgctcaggagctctgcaggaacGTCCCCGACGGGCTCAAGGAACTtgtgcagcagcaccacaaGCTGAAAAGGACCTTAGAAGAAATGAATG GTACTAAACAACGTAAACAGAAGGCAAAGAagtctctgctgcagaaaaa AGACTGCAGCTCTTCAAAGTCTCATGGGATGACCTCTCAGGAAcaaaaagaattagaaaaaatcagaaagagaGCTCAGGCTGATCCTAAAGGTCCTCAAAAACACGATCCCAAG ATGACTGACACCCAAAGGCCAGAAAGCAAAGTTTCCACGCTGGACTTGCCACAAa ACCAGTGTCATCAAAACAAACGAAAGCAAAAACCCAAAGTTGGTGACTCTGAaaaaatgag GGATCACCTTGATTTGAAGAGGGAGTCTAAAGCCATGGAAGATAAAGgcctctgtgctgtgccacag GTATTCCAGGTGGATTTTAATGCCTTGCCAGAAGGTGTTACATCCCTTGCTCGTGATGGTTGCACAGCCTTGATGGACCAGCAGTGTCACAGTGCAGAACAAGCCTTCTCACAGCTGCTCAGCATTCTATATACTTCAGAATTTAGG tatctgaatattcataaaattaattatgcTATAATCATCTATGGACATGCCACTGCCCTTCTGGGAATAGGACAACCTGAG GCACTGGCAAAGGCTGAAGAccagtttaagaaaataattgaagaaTACCCCGAAGAAAGATGCTTTTGTTTGGCACACTATGGAATTGGGAGGGTTTACCTCAGGCAAAACAG ATTTGCTCATGCACTCGATCAGTTCCTGAGATCAAAGCTGATGATTGATTTGAAGATTGTCCCGGGGGTGTTGACGTGGCCGGCGACAGCTCGGGTCATTGAGGAGACACAGACAGAGAGTTTGCAG atggCTTTAAGGAATTGTATTGAGCAGTGCAAGTTCCCTCCAGAACCAGATGCTGTCTGTCGGTATCAGCAGTGCCACGGCCACTccaaaatccaaatattttttacagaCCCAGACTTTAAG GGTTTTATACGTGTTATTTGCTGTCAGCAGTGCAGGGTGGAGTTTCATATGAGCTGCTGGAAAAAGTTGAAAACAACGAGCTACAGTGATAAAAATGATAAG GATTTCCTTAAGGAATTGTGTTTTACTCCCGATTGTAAAGGccttatttcaaaaataattattttcagtccTTCTGGTCAGGTAAAATGTGAA TTTGAactaaaaatcacaaaaccCAAGGGACCACCAAGGGCCTGTATTAAACAGAAATGTTCAAG tatcagGAAGTTAAAAACgaagcaagaaaagaaactgcGGAGAAAACGCGCGCGAGAAGAGGCTCGAAATTCCGCtcaaaaggaagcagaggagaaCCAGGAGGGGAATGAACGGTCCCAGTACAGTCAGAGCAGTG GTTATGGCCAAGATTTCCATGCTGGTGACCGGGTCCTGCAGCACATCAGTCGGAATTCCGAGCAGATCCAGACAGCAGTTGGTGATGCTGCCAAGTTATTAAAGGAATTACTGTCCTGGTTTGTCATCAGCGAGGAGGATTACACCTCATATtcccaaaccagcagcaaatCCAAGGAAGTGATGGAGCAGCTCATCAGCCActtaattcaggaaaaaaacagggtCAAAACAAGGGGGTTCATCCGCGTGCTGAGCGAGCTGGAAGGGGTGGATCCCAAATTGCTCAAGTGGCTGAAACATCTTAATAACTTGG GTCTGACAGCTACAAAAAACTTCCTCCATCAATATGAACAATTATTGCAAGAGCTTGACTTCTCTATTTTAGCCCCACTCTGGAACCAGAAGTATGGCAGGAAATTTGATTACGTGACAACTCCTGAAAAGCAAGAGATTTGTGATTATTTCTTAAAACCCCCCTTAGAGAAAACCCGTTGTTTTATATGGCTTTTAGAGGACAACAGAGAACATTTCCCGTTTCTTCATCAAGCTTTAGATGAATTCTTTGATAAAATGG ATGACCCAACTATTATATTAAAGaagcaaggaaatgaaaatatatca actAATGATAtcaaagttaaaaacaaaaacaggaagaagaacTTGAAAGACTCGAGG TCTATTTTAGTATTATCCAGTGGAGTTAGTACAGCCCCACGAGAAGAAGAGAAGATatttatagaagaaaataattt atacACAGATTTTACAAATGAACCATTTTTAATCCCAGAGTATCTCCAGGAGCAACTGGAGGAATTTGAAGCTCTCTATGAAGTTTCAAATAGTAACAGTTATAATAATCCAGATCCAATCTCTGAGAGTTTATATGA gtatttcaCTCAAATCTTGGATGAACATGGCCCTCtggaaattaataataaattactaGTTGGGGAATATGAAAATTTCCCTGAAGAAACTCGAAAGGTCGTGGAGGATCAGGGGGGCCTGGAACCTTTCCTTCTGAAATCCCTTCGTTTCATTATGGTGGATAATCTTATCTGCTTGAAGAAGCACTCGGTCTTCTTTGAGggaaatacaaacagaaatgaaaattatatagATGGGAATGTGCAAGGGAACCATTCCCAGAAAAACCTCCGGTTAAATCCAGATGCTGAGGAATTCAAGCCCCAGTCCTACCCTATTCAACCCCATATACCACCATCACCTGACCTAAGTTATGAGACTCTACAATATTTGCCCtattccttccctgcttcctgtAGATCCAGGAATTCCTTGCAAAGCCAGAGTATTGATTCCATGGAAAACAAGTCGTCGTTCGCGGACGTTTTACTAAAGAACCTGGATTCTACAAGTCCCATATTTTTGCCTCAGACTTCCTGGGGTTACCAGTATGGAAGGATATTGCCTGTGCCTTCTCCAGTGCCTGTCCTGCCACATGTTGCCAGGCAGCCTGGTTATGTCTATGCTgatcctgcagctcctcaggaTAATCGGGAATCGGCAATTCCAGTCAGAAAATACGTCCGTGATGATTTCATCCCAACCGAAATCCAAACGTGTGAAGACCCCTGGGGCCGGTTGGAGAACTCGGATAAAGAGAATTTGGCTGCTCCGGGTAGCTCAGATGAAGCTGAAAATGGTAAACAGGTTATTAAGGtggaaaaaggaagcaaaagtaAACCTGGAATGAAGAGCAACCCCCATATAAGGATGGTGGCTGTTCAG gTCAATCAGGAAGTAGCTGATAGGGAAACCAATACCCTGCCTTTCCATCCATTTGAAAACCAACAA GGAGATATTCTGCGTGTGGAAAAGGAGCATCAGGTGCTGCAAGAACAACTGaaagaggcagaggagaaatttgagcagctgcagagccgAAGTTCCGAGGAAATCGGTGCTTTGGAAGAGCTCCTGAGGAAAAGTGTGGAAGAGACTGAG gtCTCCCAGAATGAACTGGATTGGTTTCACCAGGACTCGGAAGCACAAGGGAAGAAatggcagcaggagaaaaaagagaaccGAGACAACTTAAAAGCCCTGAGGAGCACGGCcaaaaaacacacagacaccAACGAGAG GTATTTGAAGACCATTGATGACAAGGAAAAGcagtataatatatatttaaatacatttctggATACCAG taataAATTTGCTAATGAGAAAGTAAAATTGGAAGAGCTTATAAAAAAGAGTCAAGATGACTGCCAGGAGTGTGTGAAAAGAGCTGTTAAAGCAGAG ATCTCAGTGTTCCAGAACTGGAAGGAAACTGAAGTTTGGAAGCTCAGTGGCACCGTTGCCAAAGCAGAGGCAAATCTCAAGATGCTGAAGACACTGAGCAG CAGCTCAGCTTCAGCAGCACCTTTGCTGAAGTCACAGATTGATTCCTGGGAAACTTTTATTTCCAATGTaaagaaacagctggaaaaagtaGAG gcTGAGTATGAGGAGAAAATTGAGCTGGTGAAAAGTGGTGCCCGGATTTCCCTCACTAAGGTGGAAATTATGGatattccctctcctcccagtgTCCTG ACAATCCCAGCCAGACCTTTGGTCAGTGATCCAGCCATTGTCACCTATTCCTTGGCATCTGCACATCCCAGTTCAAGTTCACTTCCTGCATTTTCCAGTCCTGAAGGTCAAGGTCCAACACAACCATCCCTTCAAACCCAGGCTGGAGCTAAGGCAGCACCTGCCACTGCTGAGGCTTGTTCTGCAAGTGGTGGATCCGTGAAAACACATCCCCAACCTCCAGAGGGATCATATTCCAATAAAATCCCATCACCTCACCCATCAGGGATTTCTGGAAGTGCCACTCAGCCAACCCAGAACCACCAGGATGCCTCAGCTCTGCAACCAAGGCCTCCTGCACttccaaacaacaaaaagcttccaaaagcactggaaaatattattgCACAGCTCCAGAGTATATTCCCAAACTACAGCAG ttCAGATTTCACTGGTTTTATAAGAGAGGTACAGAGAAGAAATGGGAACACCCTGTCAGGTCTGAGCTTTGATGAGGTTCTGAACCGAGTGACGGAGCTGATCCTGGACCGGCAGAGCCAG GCACCAACTTCAGCAGGGAGagtctctgctccagcagccccgACCGGAACACGGAGTCGGGAAGCGGCTGCAGAAGGAAAtgcccccagtccctccagAGCAGGACCTGCACCTAAAAACACCTCAAATAAAAACCCACCTCAGCCAaacctccagccctgggggaaTGTTGGAGCAATACCTAAAGCTAAATGGAAAAAGCAGGACAATGCA GCCTCCGGCGAGGATCCCTGCACGATCTGTCACGATGAGCTGAGCAGAGACCCGTGTGAACTGGAGTGTGGGCATCATTTTCACAGAGAA TGCATCAGAACGTGGCTCAAGGAACATTCCAGCACCTGCCCCATCTGCCGTGTCCACGCCCTCCTTCCTGAAGACTTCCCTGAGCTTCCTGCATGGAACAAGTGCACCTAG
- the TTC3 gene encoding E3 ubiquitin-protein ligase TTC3 isoform X5, whose translation MTDTQRPESKVSTLDLPQNQCHQNKRKQKPKVGDSEKMRDHLDLKRESKAMEDKGLCAVPQMDFNTEDVKNPRNKGFTASLEECPSDKPTLLPTLRALGAAEREVFQVDFNALPEGVTSLARDGCTALMDQQCHSAEQAFSQLLSILYTSEFRYLNIHKINYAIIIYGHATALLGIGQPEALAKAEDQFKKIIEEYPEERCFCLAHYGIGRVYLRQNRFAHALDQFLRSKLMIDLKIVPGVLTWPATARVIEETQTESLQMALRNCIEQCKFPPEPDAVCRYQQCHGHSKIQIFFTDPDFKGFIRVICCQQCRVEFHMSCWKKLKTTSYSDKNDKDFLKELCFTPDCKGLISKIIIFSPSGQVKCEFELKITKPKGPPRACIKQKCSSIRKLKTKQEKKLRRKRAREEARNSAQKEAEENQEGNERSQYSQSSGYGQDFHAGDRVLQHISRNSEQIQTAVGDAAKLLKELLSWFVISEEDYTSYSQTSSKSKEVMEQLISHLIQEKNRVKTRGFIRVLSELEGVDPKLLKWLKHLNNLGLTATKNFLHQYEQLLQELDFSILAPLWNQKYGRKFDYVTTPEKQEICDYFLKPPLEKTRCFIWLLEDNREHFPFLHQALDEFFDKMDDPTIILKKQGNENISTNDIKVKNKNRKKNLKDSRSILVLSSGVSTAPREEEKIFIEENNLYTDFTNEPFLIPEYLQEQLEEFEALYEVSNSNSYNNPDPISESLYEYFTQILDEHGPLEINNKLLVGEYENFPEETRKVVEDQGGLEPFLLKSLRFIMVDNLICLKKHSVFFEGNTNRNENYIDGNVQGNHSQKNLRLNPDAEEFKPQSYPIQPHIPPSPDLSYETLQYLPYSFPASCRSRNSLQSQSIDSMENKSSFADVLLKNLDSTSPIFLPQTSWGYQYGRILPVPSPVPVLPHVARQPGYVYADPAAPQDNRESAIPVRKYVRDDFIPTEIQTCEDPWGRLENSDKENLAAPGSSDEAENGKQVIKVEKGSKSKPGMKSNPHIRMVAVQVNQEVADRETNTLPFHPFENQQGDILRVEKEHQVLQEQLKEAEEKFEQLQSRSSEEIGALEELLRKSVEETEVSQNELDWFHQDSEAQGKKWQQEKKENRDNLKALRSTAKKHTDTNERYLKTIDDKEKQYNIYLNTFLDTSNKFANEKVKLEELIKKSQDDCQECVKRAVKAEISVFQNWKETEVWKLSGTVAKAEANLKMLKTLSSSSASAAPLLKSQIDSWETFISNVKKQLEKVEAEYEEKIELVKSGARISLTKVEIMDIPSPPSVLTIPARPLVSDPAIVTYSLASAHPSSSSLPAFSSPEGQGPTQPSLQTQAGAKAAPATAEACSASGGSVKTHPQPPEGSYSNKIPSPHPSGISGSATQPTQNHQDASALQPRPPALPNNKKLPKALENIIAQLQSIFPNYSSSDFTGFIREVQRRNGNTLSGLSFDEVLNRVTELILDRQSQAPTSAGRVSAPAAPTGTRSREAAAEGNAPSPSRAGPAPKNTSNKNPPQPNLQPWGNVGAIPKAKWKKQDNAASGEDPCTICHDELSRDPCELECGHHFHRECIRTWLKEHSSTCPICRVHALLPEDFPELPAWNKCT comes from the exons ATGACTGACACCCAAAGGCCAGAAAGCAAAGTTTCCACGCTGGACTTGCCACAAa ACCAGTGTCATCAAAACAAACGAAAGCAAAAACCCAAAGTTGGTGACTCTGAaaaaatgag GGATCACCTTGATTTGAAGAGGGAGTCTAAAGCCATGGAAGATAAAGgcctctgtgctgtgccacag ATGGATTTCAATACAGAAGatgtaaaaaaccccaggaaCAAGGGATTTACAGCCTCCCTGGAGGAGTGTCCCAGTGATAAACCCACCCTTCTACCCACGTTGAGAGCTTTAGGTGCTGCAGAACGTGAG GTATTCCAGGTGGATTTTAATGCCTTGCCAGAAGGTGTTACATCCCTTGCTCGTGATGGTTGCACAGCCTTGATGGACCAGCAGTGTCACAGTGCAGAACAAGCCTTCTCACAGCTGCTCAGCATTCTATATACTTCAGAATTTAGG tatctgaatattcataaaattaattatgcTATAATCATCTATGGACATGCCACTGCCCTTCTGGGAATAGGACAACCTGAG GCACTGGCAAAGGCTGAAGAccagtttaagaaaataattgaagaaTACCCCGAAGAAAGATGCTTTTGTTTGGCACACTATGGAATTGGGAGGGTTTACCTCAGGCAAAACAG ATTTGCTCATGCACTCGATCAGTTCCTGAGATCAAAGCTGATGATTGATTTGAAGATTGTCCCGGGGGTGTTGACGTGGCCGGCGACAGCTCGGGTCATTGAGGAGACACAGACAGAGAGTTTGCAG atggCTTTAAGGAATTGTATTGAGCAGTGCAAGTTCCCTCCAGAACCAGATGCTGTCTGTCGGTATCAGCAGTGCCACGGCCACTccaaaatccaaatattttttacagaCCCAGACTTTAAG GGTTTTATACGTGTTATTTGCTGTCAGCAGTGCAGGGTGGAGTTTCATATGAGCTGCTGGAAAAAGTTGAAAACAACGAGCTACAGTGATAAAAATGATAAG GATTTCCTTAAGGAATTGTGTTTTACTCCCGATTGTAAAGGccttatttcaaaaataattattttcagtccTTCTGGTCAGGTAAAATGTGAA TTTGAactaaaaatcacaaaaccCAAGGGACCACCAAGGGCCTGTATTAAACAGAAATGTTCAAG tatcagGAAGTTAAAAACgaagcaagaaaagaaactgcGGAGAAAACGCGCGCGAGAAGAGGCTCGAAATTCCGCtcaaaaggaagcagaggagaaCCAGGAGGGGAATGAACGGTCCCAGTACAGTCAGAGCAGTG GTTATGGCCAAGATTTCCATGCTGGTGACCGGGTCCTGCAGCACATCAGTCGGAATTCCGAGCAGATCCAGACAGCAGTTGGTGATGCTGCCAAGTTATTAAAGGAATTACTGTCCTGGTTTGTCATCAGCGAGGAGGATTACACCTCATATtcccaaaccagcagcaaatCCAAGGAAGTGATGGAGCAGCTCATCAGCCActtaattcaggaaaaaaacagggtCAAAACAAGGGGGTTCATCCGCGTGCTGAGCGAGCTGGAAGGGGTGGATCCCAAATTGCTCAAGTGGCTGAAACATCTTAATAACTTGG GTCTGACAGCTACAAAAAACTTCCTCCATCAATATGAACAATTATTGCAAGAGCTTGACTTCTCTATTTTAGCCCCACTCTGGAACCAGAAGTATGGCAGGAAATTTGATTACGTGACAACTCCTGAAAAGCAAGAGATTTGTGATTATTTCTTAAAACCCCCCTTAGAGAAAACCCGTTGTTTTATATGGCTTTTAGAGGACAACAGAGAACATTTCCCGTTTCTTCATCAAGCTTTAGATGAATTCTTTGATAAAATGG ATGACCCAACTATTATATTAAAGaagcaaggaaatgaaaatatatca actAATGATAtcaaagttaaaaacaaaaacaggaagaagaacTTGAAAGACTCGAGG TCTATTTTAGTATTATCCAGTGGAGTTAGTACAGCCCCACGAGAAGAAGAGAAGATatttatagaagaaaataattt atacACAGATTTTACAAATGAACCATTTTTAATCCCAGAGTATCTCCAGGAGCAACTGGAGGAATTTGAAGCTCTCTATGAAGTTTCAAATAGTAACAGTTATAATAATCCAGATCCAATCTCTGAGAGTTTATATGA gtatttcaCTCAAATCTTGGATGAACATGGCCCTCtggaaattaataataaattactaGTTGGGGAATATGAAAATTTCCCTGAAGAAACTCGAAAGGTCGTGGAGGATCAGGGGGGCCTGGAACCTTTCCTTCTGAAATCCCTTCGTTTCATTATGGTGGATAATCTTATCTGCTTGAAGAAGCACTCGGTCTTCTTTGAGggaaatacaaacagaaatgaaaattatatagATGGGAATGTGCAAGGGAACCATTCCCAGAAAAACCTCCGGTTAAATCCAGATGCTGAGGAATTCAAGCCCCAGTCCTACCCTATTCAACCCCATATACCACCATCACCTGACCTAAGTTATGAGACTCTACAATATTTGCCCtattccttccctgcttcctgtAGATCCAGGAATTCCTTGCAAAGCCAGAGTATTGATTCCATGGAAAACAAGTCGTCGTTCGCGGACGTTTTACTAAAGAACCTGGATTCTACAAGTCCCATATTTTTGCCTCAGACTTCCTGGGGTTACCAGTATGGAAGGATATTGCCTGTGCCTTCTCCAGTGCCTGTCCTGCCACATGTTGCCAGGCAGCCTGGTTATGTCTATGCTgatcctgcagctcctcaggaTAATCGGGAATCGGCAATTCCAGTCAGAAAATACGTCCGTGATGATTTCATCCCAACCGAAATCCAAACGTGTGAAGACCCCTGGGGCCGGTTGGAGAACTCGGATAAAGAGAATTTGGCTGCTCCGGGTAGCTCAGATGAAGCTGAAAATGGTAAACAGGTTATTAAGGtggaaaaaggaagcaaaagtaAACCTGGAATGAAGAGCAACCCCCATATAAGGATGGTGGCTGTTCAG gTCAATCAGGAAGTAGCTGATAGGGAAACCAATACCCTGCCTTTCCATCCATTTGAAAACCAACAA GGAGATATTCTGCGTGTGGAAAAGGAGCATCAGGTGCTGCAAGAACAACTGaaagaggcagaggagaaatttgagcagctgcagagccgAAGTTCCGAGGAAATCGGTGCTTTGGAAGAGCTCCTGAGGAAAAGTGTGGAAGAGACTGAG gtCTCCCAGAATGAACTGGATTGGTTTCACCAGGACTCGGAAGCACAAGGGAAGAAatggcagcaggagaaaaaagagaaccGAGACAACTTAAAAGCCCTGAGGAGCACGGCcaaaaaacacacagacaccAACGAGAG GTATTTGAAGACCATTGATGACAAGGAAAAGcagtataatatatatttaaatacatttctggATACCAG taataAATTTGCTAATGAGAAAGTAAAATTGGAAGAGCTTATAAAAAAGAGTCAAGATGACTGCCAGGAGTGTGTGAAAAGAGCTGTTAAAGCAGAG ATCTCAGTGTTCCAGAACTGGAAGGAAACTGAAGTTTGGAAGCTCAGTGGCACCGTTGCCAAAGCAGAGGCAAATCTCAAGATGCTGAAGACACTGAGCAG CAGCTCAGCTTCAGCAGCACCTTTGCTGAAGTCACAGATTGATTCCTGGGAAACTTTTATTTCCAATGTaaagaaacagctggaaaaagtaGAG gcTGAGTATGAGGAGAAAATTGAGCTGGTGAAAAGTGGTGCCCGGATTTCCCTCACTAAGGTGGAAATTATGGatattccctctcctcccagtgTCCTG ACAATCCCAGCCAGACCTTTGGTCAGTGATCCAGCCATTGTCACCTATTCCTTGGCATCTGCACATCCCAGTTCAAGTTCACTTCCTGCATTTTCCAGTCCTGAAGGTCAAGGTCCAACACAACCATCCCTTCAAACCCAGGCTGGAGCTAAGGCAGCACCTGCCACTGCTGAGGCTTGTTCTGCAAGTGGTGGATCCGTGAAAACACATCCCCAACCTCCAGAGGGATCATATTCCAATAAAATCCCATCACCTCACCCATCAGGGATTTCTGGAAGTGCCACTCAGCCAACCCAGAACCACCAGGATGCCTCAGCTCTGCAACCAAGGCCTCCTGCACttccaaacaacaaaaagcttccaaaagcactggaaaatattattgCACAGCTCCAGAGTATATTCCCAAACTACAGCAG ttCAGATTTCACTGGTTTTATAAGAGAGGTACAGAGAAGAAATGGGAACACCCTGTCAGGTCTGAGCTTTGATGAGGTTCTGAACCGAGTGACGGAGCTGATCCTGGACCGGCAGAGCCAG GCACCAACTTCAGCAGGGAGagtctctgctccagcagccccgACCGGAACACGGAGTCGGGAAGCGGCTGCAGAAGGAAAtgcccccagtccctccagAGCAGGACCTGCACCTAAAAACACCTCAAATAAAAACCCACCTCAGCCAaacctccagccctgggggaaTGTTGGAGCAATACCTAAAGCTAAATGGAAAAAGCAGGACAATGCA GCCTCCGGCGAGGATCCCTGCACGATCTGTCACGATGAGCTGAGCAGAGACCCGTGTGAACTGGAGTGTGGGCATCATTTTCACAGAGAA TGCATCAGAACGTGGCTCAAGGAACATTCCAGCACCTGCCCCATCTGCCGTGTCCACGCCCTCCTTCCTGAAGACTTCCCTGAGCTTCCTGCATGGAACAAGTGCACCTAG